In Streptococcus gallolyticus subsp. gallolyticus DSM 16831, the sequence CGAATCCTTAGCTAAAGAAGTCGCTCACAAAAACATTCAAGTGCTCATTATCGAACCGTCAGGTTTCCGCACTGACTGGGCAGGACGTTCTTCTGACAAAGCGTTACCTTCTATCGAGGACTACCAACAATTTACTGACTTTATCACCACAAATGAAAATGGTGCTAGACACGAAGCAGGCGACCCAATCAAAGCCGCTGAAATCATCTACGACCAAGTGACAAATAACCCACAACTTCCACTTCGTCTCCCACTTGGTGCTTTCGCGACAGATACCGCTATTGATAAATACAGCAAACAACTCGCCGAATTCAAAGAACTCCACGACCTCTCAGCATCCGCTGACATCCCAGAAAATTAACGAAAATCATCCCTATATTACAAGATAATATAGGGATTTTTGAGCTTAACTACTTATTTGTAATTTAAACTGTTGCCATGGTTTCAATAAATCCAGTATCAGCAAATTGTTCTGTTTAATTCTGCCAACAAGATTAAAGCTCCCATCATTTGGGCGGTCTTTTAGCACAATCTGTAATTCTCCCTTGTACTGACCAGCTGCATTATTACAAATCGTAATGTCACCTTTTTTCAAAGATTGTATGTCATGTGTTGGAAAATTTGAGTCTTTATAAGTAATACGCGTTTCTGACGACCGAATCATATAGCCAGAATAATCTCCACGATACATGTGTAAAGGAGTGACAATAACATCTTTTTCCACTTCTGTCACATTTTTAGCTAAATGAACCGACAACATTGGAACAGATGAATAAAATACGTGATAAACTGCTGCTAACTCTTCTTTAGGTAAAAATGACGAGCTGATAATAATATCGTCTATCACATCTGTCATTTTAAGCAGTTGAACTTGTTCTGTTATTGGTAACTGTCTTTGAATTTCTGTGCTCACCATCAAGTTAGATACCGGCCATGGACCAACCGAACCATTCATTGAATCAACAAAGGCTGCTGTGCGCAAATGATGTGATTTATATTGCCCTGCAGTTTGCACAAAATAATCAAAGTCCAAGCCTGTATAAGTTTGAGGATAAAAATTATGTGAGCCAATTATCCGATTCTTATCGGCTCCAAAATCCATGACCATATCAATGTAATGTTGCCCTCGTGAAATATTGAGTTCGATTAAAATTCCAAAAGGATTCATTGCCATTCTGGCTTCTTCAAGCCCCGTAAACCCTTCATCTAACCGAACAGACCAAATACCTAAATCACTAAAAAATTGCAAATCCTGATAAGAAATGCCGAGTTTTGCAAACAATTTAGGATTAACATCAAGCGACGTTTTCATCCCGAGTTGATTTCCATAGTCAATGATTTCTTTAAATCTTCCAATTGTTTCACTTGGATTATCTGCTACCTCTAACATCGAAGTAAAAATACGTTGATAACCTATCTCAGCCGCTTGCGCTATATAATCTTTCATCTCAGTTAAATTTGATTTTGATGGATAGATAGAAATTCCTAATTCTCCCATATTTTCACGTCCTTTCTATAAAAAAGAGGTTTGGACAAAAGTGCCCAACCTCATTATTTATATAGTTGTAATAAGCAAGATGCAGTGGCTTAAGCTTCAACACCTTCTTCTTTAAGAAGTTGGTTGTCATACATTTTAAGGAATGGGAACCAAACCAAGAATGCAGCTGCCGCACAGACAAGAGCTGTAAGTAAGGCACCAACACTACCACCTGAACCAACATAGGCACCTAAACCAATTGGGGTTGGCCATGGTGTTTGAATGATTGATACGGCAGCAAATCCAATCTTAACTGACCAGTAACCAATTGTTGCACTGACAATTGGTGCAAGCATAAACGGCAATGCAAGTGTTGGGTTATAGACAACTGGAAGACCAAAGATTAATGGTTCATTGATGTTGAAGATAGCAGGCCCCATAGCTGCACGTCCAAGCATTTTAAGTTGAGATGATTTAGCCGCAAAAGCCAACCATACACAGGCAAGGAGCATC encodes:
- a CDS encoding DUF871 domain-containing protein; the protein is MGELGISIYPSKSNLTEMKDYIAQAAEIGYQRIFTSMLEVADNPSETIGRFKEIIDYGNQLGMKTSLDVNPKLFAKLGISYQDLQFFSDLGIWSVRLDEGFTGLEEARMAMNPFGILIELNISRGQHYIDMVMDFGADKNRIIGSHNFYPQTYTGLDFDYFVQTAGQYKSHHLRTAAFVDSMNGSVGPWPVSNLMVSTEIQRQLPITEQVQLLKMTDVIDDIIISSSFLPKEELAAVYHVFYSSVPMLSVHLAKNVTEVEKDVIVTPLHMYRGDYSGYMIRSSETRITYKDSNFPTHDIQSLKKGDITICNNAAGQYKGELQIVLKDRPNDGSFNLVGRIKQNNLLILDLLKPWQQFKLQISS